The genomic interval AACCGGTAGCCACAATGTAGACTTCTCGTGAACGGGCACGGGAGGAGTCTGGTTTACGAATCTTGACGACAGAGAAAAGTCTACGAATTTCATTGAGATAGGCGTCAAACCCCTCCCCCTGGAATACCTTGACCACGAAACTGCCATTACTGCGCAAGACCTGATTGCACATGTCCAGCGCCAGCTCGATCAGATACATGGAGCGAGCCTGATCCACCTGCTGGGTTCCGCTCATGTTGGGCGCCATGTCAGACATGACCACATCAACCTTGTCCGGGCCAACCCGGGCCAGCAAGGCGGCAAGCACAGTTTCCTCCCGAAAGTCCCCTTGCAGGAAATCGACACCGGCAATGGAATCCATCGGCAGAATATCGCAAGCAATCACTCGCCCCTTTTCACCCACCTGCTCGATGGCGAACTGGGACCAGCCACCGGGGGCCGCCCCCAGATCCACCACCGTCATGCCCGGTTTGAGCAACTTGTCCTTGCCCTGAATCTCATCGATCTTGAACACGGCGCGGGAACGCAGTCCCAACTTCTGGGCTTTTTTGACGTAATGATCGTCAAAATGTTCTTTTAACCAGCGGGTTGAACTGGGGGAATGTTTTTTCTGGGTCATGATTGTCGACTTTAAAAAACCACAAGGGTTATTAGTATTAAGGGCTAAGTGGGGGTAGAATACGCCCCTTTCAACCCTGACTTATGAAGAAATTGCCATGATTCTCAACAATAAACAGAAACAGTACCTCAAGGGCCTCGCCCACAGCCTGAAGCCGGTCGTCCTGCTGGGACAACACGGCCTGACCGAAGGGGTGCTGGCCGAGATCGATCTGGCGCTGAACCACCACGAGCTGATCAAGGTTAAGGTGTCGTCTGAAGATCGTGAGATGAAACAGCTGGTGATGGAAGCCATCGTCCGTGAGACAGGCGCCATCAAGGTACAGAGCATGGGCCATGTACTGACCATCTATCGTCAGGCCACAGAACCCAAGATCCAGTTGCCCCGCAAGTAACAGGAAAGAGCGTTCGCTCTTTCCTTCATTTCTCTTCTTCCCAAGTCGCTTGCCAAAATAGTCGTCAGGCCCTTAACCTGCGATGAATACTTGCGGACACCCACTATGGACAAGCATCAGATTCTCACCGACGAGGAGCTGGCCATGCTGCAGGACTTGGGAGACGCAGAGGACATGGCCGCCGGCCAGTTCCTGCGAGGCAACCTGAGCCTTCCCCTACAGAGCCTGTTGCAACGGGCCAGCCACTTGACGATCGAGGCCCGTATCGCCGGCCATCAACTGCGTTTTCCGCTGCATTGTACCCTGGCGGCGGAAGGCCACACCGAGCTGCGCATCGCCGCCCCCACCATCACAGAGCTGGGCTCCCCTCATCTGCGCGCCTGGCGACTCGATGAAAAAGCCGTCTTTCACACCAGCGATGCCGAGTATGAGGTGCACAGCCTCTCCCTTGGCGGTCTCATCGTAGCTGGCTTGCCACCTACCCTGGCCAAGGGCGACCGGCTGCACGGCACCCTCGACATCGAGGGATTGCCCCCCCTGGCACTGAGCGGCACCCTGATAAGGCATGTCCAGTCTCACCGGAAGCACCATGACTGGGCCTTGAAATTCCAGCTGGACAAGGGAGATCAGGAGCGACTGCGGGACTGGCTCTTCCAGCGTCATCAGGACGCCTTCGTCCAGACCTATCAGGGGGACTAAATGCAACAGGGGAGCCGGGCTCCCCTGTCTCTTCATCGCCCCTCATCGTCAGAGGTAGGCGACTTCCAGAATTTCGTACTCAACATCGCCGGCCGGTGTCTTGACGATGGCCACGTCGTCCACTTCCTTGCCGATCAGGGCACGGGCAATGGGAGAGTTCACGGAGATCATGTTCTGTTTGATGTCCGCCTCGTCGTCACCCACGATGCGGTAGACCACTTCCTCTTCCGTTTCGCTTTTCAGCAGGGTCACTGTCGCACCGAAGATGACGCGGCCATTGTTGGCAATCTTGGTGATATCGATCACCTGGGCATTGGAGAGCTTGCCCTCAATCTCCTGAATGCGGCCTTCACAGAAACCTTGCTGCTCGCGAGCGGCATGGTATTCGGCGTTTTCTTTCAGATCACCATGTTCACGGGCATCAGCAATCGCTTCGATAATCTGGGGACGCAGCTCGCTCTTCAGATAGTCGAGCTCTTGACGCAGCTTTTCAGCGCCGCGAACAGTCATCGGAGTATGATTCATAGTCGAAACCTGGGTTGCTTTATAAAGAGAAGCTGCGGCAATCAAAGAGAGCCGCAGCTATCGGTTCGGATGAGGCATCTTAATATGAAGCCGTCACAAAATCCATGTCAGCCCCTGCGAGCAGGATCGCGCTTTGAACGACCAAAGGCAGCCGGGGTGCTGAAGAAAATCGAGAGGATGAGGCGAAAGGAGGCAGCCACGGCGACCTTGACCATGGCTGCAATATTTTCGTTTTGGTTGTCTGATCAGGCTCACCACCGCATCGAGCCTCGCCTTGCCTAGGTGAAGTCCTGCTTGCAGACACGTTTCCATGCCTTGCTGGCGATCATCGGTCGAAGGGGATCAAAAGGCAGACCAACATCAAGCCAGCTTGCAAAACCACCTCAGTACCTGGAGTCGTAATAGCTGTAGATGCTCTTTTCCCAAGAGGTATCTGCCATGTTGGGCCAGTTGTCGCTATCAAACCCAGGGGCATTCTTCATGCGCTCCTCAGTGGTATCCATGATGAAGCGCTTGTTTTCAGTATCGACCTTCAGGGCGCTCCAGGGTACGGCAAACAGCTTCTCGCCGAGGCTGAGGAAACCGCCGAAGGAGAGCACTGCATAACACACCTTGCCGTTGTCGATATCCAGCATGAGCTCCTTGATGCTGCCCAGCTTTTCACCTCTCGGGTCGTACACATCGTCGCCATTGAGCGTGCTGGCGCTGAGTACTCTTGACCCAAGCTGACGACCGGTTTTGGTTGGAATGATATTGTTCATTTGATGCTCCTGACATTATTGGAAGAAGGCGTGAGGGGAAAAGAGCGTTGGCAGCAAGCTAACCAACGCGGTAACGATTTATTTCCCCTTTCTGGCGTCCTTGCGGTCATCTTTTCTATCGTCGGGGGCTGCCTGGCGTTTGCCGGCAGACGCTGGAATCGCACCCTTTGATTCCTTGTCGTCCTTGCCCTTGCCTTTGGTCTCTTCAGTACGACCCTTGAGTTGGTCCTTGTTCATGATGAACTCCTGATAGTCAGTTGGATGAGGGGTGCGAGAAGCAACATGGGATCCCGCACCAACCATCGTGAGCATAAGCCCCACGGAACAGGGGGTCTGTACGTTGACCCACATAGAGAACGGACCCGGCAAGTTCGCCATGCTGTGGGCCCGCCCCGAAGAGATACCCACCTATCGGGAGACCCCCTTGCGTTCGCCATCGCACAGATCAAGGTTCATCAGGATTGATAACGTCGGGATGAGCGCCTCCTGACCGGTAGGCTCGCTGAGCGATGCTGCGGGCTGCATTCACAAAGGCCGCGCACATCGGGTGCAGGCACTGCCTCGCTCCCGTCCAGTCCTGCTGGGTACCCCACCCAGGATCAACCCGGACCACAGACATGTTCGACCTTGACTTGAACGGCGTGCTTTCCTTCACGGTATCGCCGCTACAACTGATGCTGCGGGGAACCTTGATCTATTGGTTCCTGTTCGTAGTCCTGCGGTTCGTGCTGAGACGCGATATCGGTACGCTCGGGCTCAGCGACTTTCTGTTTGTGGCGATCCTCGGTGACGCGGCGCAGAACGCGATGATCGGCAGCGCCACCTCGACCACGGACGGCATGGTGCTTATCGCGACCCTGGTGTTCTGGAGCTACCTGCTGGATTTCCTGAGCTTCCACTTTCCGGCGGTCCGTCGCTTCACGTCGGCACAGCGCATATGCCTGGTCCGCGACGGCAAGATGCTGCGGCGAAACATGCGCCGTGAATTCATTACCGAGGAAGAGTTGAGCGCGAAGATCCGCCAGGAGGGCGTCGATGACATCGCGCGGGTCAAGCGCATGTATCTCGAGGGCGATGGCGAGATAAGTCTGATCAAGCAGGAGACGAGCACTCCCCCCCAATAAAGGCCCGGCTTATGTGCGCCATAGCACCGACCGGGCCACCCCGAAAGCCTACCGTGCAACTCATGCCCCGCGATAAGGCATGACGTTTTCCGAACTGACATTCCCCCTAAGGAGTCTGAAATGGACACTGACATGACTGCCAATTCCCCACCATTAGCCACACGGGAACTTGCCGCGCGAGAGCGCAGATACGCCCTGGCTGATGCCGAGGCCCACATCGATACCTCAAGTACGCTGACCAGCGCCGTCTCGTGGGGGGCTATCGCTGCTGGTGCCGCGGCGGGCGCGGCCCTCTCATTGATCATGCTGATCCTCGGTGTCGGCTTAGGCCTCTCATCGGTATCGCCATGGTCATTTGAAGGGATCAGCGCCACCAGCTTTGGTGTATCAACCATCCTCTGGCTCACGCTCACACAACTGTTTGCCTCCGCAGTGGGTGGCTACCTGGCCGGCCGGCTGCGCACCAAATGGATGGATACCCACACCGACGAGATCTATTTTCGCGATACCGCACACGGGTTCCTCTCCTGGGCAGTGGCCTCGCTAGCCACCGCAGCGCTGCTGACGTCGGCGGTCGGATCCATCCTGAATGGGGGTATCCAGGCCGGGGCCTCGGTCGTGGGCGGGGTAGCCACCACTGCCACAGTAGCGGCGGGCGGCTTGGCGGCATCCGGGCAGATGGCGTCTGGAGAGAGTGGGCCCATGGCTTACTTTGTCAACTCCCTGTTTCGCAGGGATACAAGGGCCGAGGCGGCCGGTCTGACCGAGGAGAACGGGGTCACCCTGCCTGCCGAAGCCTCAGAACGGGAGATGGCCAATCAGGTCTCTGAGGTGGGGCGTATCTTCATGAACGTCAGCCGCACCGGCCCCCTGCCCCCTGAGGACGTACGCTACGTAGGCCAGCTCGTTGCCCAACGCACAGGCTTGTCGCAACAAGAGGCCGAGAAGCGCGTGACGGACGTCTACGGGCGCGTCCAGGCAACACTGAACGATGCCGAAGTGGCCGCCAAAGATGCCGCCGACAAGGCACGTGCGGCGTCGGCATACGCGGCGTTGTGGACCTTTGTCTCCTTGCTCATAGGTGCCTTCGTCGCCAGCCTGGCCGCAACCTGCGGTGGCAGACGGCGTGACGCCTGACCATCCCCTTCAAGCCTACACATCAAGAGGTCCGACTATGCGTTCACTCATATTGCTGTTACTGGGCATCCCCATCCCGATCATCATCCTCATCGCACTGTTCGCGCATTGAGGGAACATTATTCACCTTCAAAAAATCAAGGAATTACCATGAAAACTGCCACCGAGATCGCCACTACACCGAAACCAGCCACAGCCGAAAAGGATGCCATCGCGTTGCTGAGGGCCGACCATCGTACCGTCAGCGGCCTGTTTGCCGAGTACGAAAAGACGCGTTCCAACGCCAAGAAGAGGGCGCTCGTCACCGAGATTTGCCGCGCCTTGACGGTGCATACCCAGATCGAGGAAGAGATCTTCTACCCCGCCATCAAGGCAGTATTGAAGGACAAGCTGTTGCTACCGGAAGCCACCGTTGAACATGGTGGCATCAAGGATCTGATCGCCCAGCTCGAAGGCCTCGAACCCGATGGCGAGATGTACGACGCCAAGGTGAAGGTGCTCTCCGAATACGTTGAGCATCACGTCGAGGAGGAGCAGAGCGAGATGTTCCCGAAGGTCAAGGCCAGCTCGCTGGATCTGGCCAAACTCGGCGCCAGGATGGCAGCGCGCAAGGCCGATCTGCTCGCAGCTCTGGGCTGACACTAGCCAACTGCTCACCCAATAAGGAGCGACCAGGCCCTTTGTGCCTGATCGCGCTTCCCTTCAATGCCGTTCACCACCTTCACTCGGTGGCAGCGGCGAGCAATCAGGATGGCGCCATGAAAAAGACGGATCCCCAACCGAGGGCTGCCAAGCTGCGACCCACTCCGGTAACGAAACTCGAGGCTGCCGACGCGGTTGCGCAACAAGCCGCCGCCGTAGAGGCACTCGCGAGTTCGATGCAGCACAACGTCAACAAGCGCAAGGAGTTCGGGCGTGACAATGCCATCACGCCGCCCACCGGACAGACGGTAACACCTTCGTCGGCCCTGGCGTCGGCCAGTACCCTCAGCGAAACCAACCCGTCGGCAAAGAGCGGCGATGGCACAACCGCCGGCCCTGCCGCCGCGCCCGGCGTGCTCGACAGGGCGCGGAGCTATGGCACGGGGCAGGTGCTGACGACCAATCAGGGCGTGGCGGTCGGTGACAACCAGCACTCGCTCAAAGCGGGTCTGAGCGGGCCGACCCTGCTCGAAGACTTCATCCTGCGAGAGAAGATCACCCATTTCGATCACGAACGAATCCCTGAACGCATAGTGCATGCGCGCGGCTCGGCTGCTCACGGCTATTTCGAAGCCTACCAGCCGCTCACCGAGCTCACTCGCGCGGCCCCCTTCCAGGCTGCGGGCAAGATCACACCGGTCTTCGTGCGCTTTTCCACCGTCGCCGGCGAACGGGGCTCGGTAGATACGGCGCGTGACGTGCGCGGTTTCGCCGTCAAGTTCTACACCGACGAGGGCAACTGGGATCTGGTGGGCAACAACATCCCGGTCTTCTTCATCCAGGACGCGATGAAGTTTCCGGATCTCATCCATGCCGTCAAACCCGAACCGCACAACGGTATGCCGCAAGCGGCATCGGCCCACGACACCTTCTGGGATTTTGCCTCGTTGATGCCGGAGACCACCCACACGCTGATGTGGGTGATGTCCGACCGTGGTATTCCACGCAGCTACCGGATGATGCAGGGCTTCGGCGTACACAGCTTCCGGCTGGTCAATGCGGCGGGCGAGTCGCATTTCGTCAAATTCCACTGGACACCCAAACTCGGTACCCATTCGCTGGTCTGGGATGAGGCGGTCAAGCTCGCCGGTGCCGATGCCGACTTCCATCGCCGCGATCTGTGGGATGCCATCGAAGCAGGCGAATACCCGGAGTGGGAGCTCGGCCTGCAGATATTCACCGACGCCCAGGCCGAAGGCTTCAGCTTCGATGTGCTCGACGCCACCAAGATAGTCCCCGAGGAGCTGGTGCCGGTGACGCCGGTTGGCCGCATGGTGCTCAACCGCAACCCCGACAATTTCTTTGCCGAAACCGAGCAGGTCGCCTTCTGTACCGCCCATGTGGTGCCCGGCATCGACTTCAGCAACGATCCCTTGCTGGCGGGCCGGATCCACTCCTATGTCGACACCCAGATCACCCGGCTGGGTGGGGCAAACTTCCACGAGATCCCGATCAACGCCCCACTGGCCCCCGTCCACAACAACCAGCGTGACGGCTTGCACCGTCAGGCCATCCCCCGCGGCAGAGTCGCCTACGAGCCCAACTCCCTCGGCGGTGGTTGCCCCTTCCAGGCCGGTACGGCGGGGTTCGTCTCCTTCCCGCAACAGCTCGATGGGGACAAGCTGCGTGGCAAACCGGAAAAATTTGCCGACCACTACAGTCAAGCCACCCTGTTCTACGAGAGCCAGACCGAGGTCGAAAAGGCGCACATCATCGCGGCCTTCCGCTTCGAACTGAGCAAGGTGTCGGTGCCGGCCATCCGGCAACGCATGCTGGCCTCGCTGGTGAACGTCTCCGCCGACATGGCGACAAAGATCGCCACCGGCCTTGGCATCAAAGTGCCCGCGGCCATGCCGACGGCGTTGGCGAAGGCGGTCTCCCCCGAGGTAACCCTGTCGTCTGCCCTGTCACTCATGGCGCACCCCGGCGACGGCGGGATCCGTACCCGCAAGGTGGCGATCCTGATCGCCGACGGGATTGTGGGCGCCAGTGCCCTGGTCATTCAGGCCGCCATCACCGCTGCCGGCGCTGTGACGTGCATGATCGGGCCCCGCCTAGGACCGGTTAACTGCGCCGACGGCCAGTCACTGGAGGCGACCGGTACCCTGGAGAATGCTGCGTCAGTCCTGTTCGACGCGCTGGTCTTGCCCGATGGCGGGGATGGGGTAACGCGGCTCGCCGGCTACGGTCAGACGGTGGAGTTTGTGACCAACCAGTATCGCCATGGCAAGACCATCCTGGCCCTCGGCGCCGGGAAGGCCCTGCTCGATCAGGCGGGTATCGCACCCACCTTGGCATCGGGCGAGCCAGATCCGGGCATAGTGCTGGCCAGCGCCGATACTGTAGATGAGGGGACGGCAACCTTCATCACCGCAGCTGGTAAACATCGTCACTCGGCACGTGAGAGTGACCCACCTCGTATCTGAGGACGATCCGGATCTCGAGTCGACGTCGAGGCGAGCCACCTAGACTCGCCTCTCGTGGCCCCTCAAGGAGCAAGAACATGAACCGGGAAACCCAACTGCAGATTCTGCTGATGTTGACGCGGCTTGACACCGTTGCCCCTTGGCCGCATGACCGGCCTGGGGGGTATATCCCCGGCGGCAACGGGGGAACAGTGCAGAACAGGGTCAGCCTGCCGTTGCTGATGGCGTCGCGGCCATGAAACTGACCATCTCTGCATCTGGCCTGACTCGAGTCCGCCGCGGATGGATTGGCCTGGCGGCCGGCGGGGCGATCCTGGCGCTTGCGGCCTGCAGCGAGTCCGCCCAGCAACCGGTCGCGGCAGGTTCTGGATCATCGCCCACGCTGCTTTCGCCACAACACACCCTGATCCCGACCATCAACATTGCCCCGGCGGAGGGGTGGGCACCTGGCGAGATGCCGATAGCCGCCCCCGGCATACGCGTGACCGCCTTCGCCCGAGGGCTGGATCATCCCCGCTGGCTGTATCTGCTGCCCAATGGCGATGTCCTGGTGGCGGAGACCAATGCTCCCGCCAGGCCGGAAGAGGCCAAGGGGATCAAGAGTTGGGTGATGGGGCTGTTCATGAAGCAGGCGGGCGCGGCAACAAAAAGTGCCAATCGCATCACGCTGTTGCGTGATACCGATGGCGATGGCGTAGCGGATCTGCGTTCTGTCCTGCTGACAGGTTTGAACTCCCCTTTCGGCATGGCCCTGGTGGGGAGTTATCTCTACGTCGCCAATACCGACGCGGTGGTGCGGTTCGCCTATCGACCCGGTGATACCCATATTGCCACGCCCGGCACCACTCTGGTGACCCTGCCGGCGGGGCCCATCAATCATCACTGGACCAAAAACCTCATCGCAAGCCTGGAGGGAGACAAGCTCTATGTCACGGTCGGCTCCAACAGCAATGTAGCTGAACGCGGCATGGACGCAGAAGCGCAGCGAGCGGCCATCTGGGAAGTCGATCTTGCGAGCGGCTCCCATCGCATCTTTGCTTCCGGCTTGCGCAACCCCAACGGCTTGGCCTGGGAGCCGCACAGCGGCGCCTTGTGGACCACGGTGAACGAGCGGGATGAACTCGGCAGCGATCTGGTTCCCGACTACATGACGTCGGTGCGGGACGGCGGCTTCTATGGGTGGCCCTACAGCTACTATGGCCAGCACCTGGATGAGCGGGTAACGCCGCAAAGACCCGATCTGGTGGCCATGGCGATCCCCCCTGACTATGCCCTGGGCCCCCATACCGCGTCGCTGGGATTGGCATCCTCTGCGGGCACCTCCTTGCCCTCGCCCTTTACCGAGGGGATGTTTTTCGGCCAGCATGGCTCCTGGAACCGCAAGCCGCACAGCGGCTACAAGGTGGTGTTTGTCGCCTTTCATGAGGGCAAGCCCGTCGGTTTACCCATCGATGTGCTGACCGGCTTCCTCAGCGAGAAAGGCCATGCACTCGGCCGGCCGGTGGGGGTGATCCTGGACAGTCAGGGCGCCTTGCTGGTGGCAGATGATGTGGGCAATACCATCTGGCACCTGGGAGCCCGGCACCTGACCAATGGCTCGCTGATGCTGCGTTAAATCAGAGCACCACTTGCTCGATACCCTCCCCGGCTACCGCCGGCAAGGCCCCGAGGCGACACAGCCCGCCGACAGGAGAGGCTGAGCCTCGGGCATCAAGATGAAAACCCATTCAGATTTCAGAACCGAGGGAGCCTGCTGCTCTCCGGCCTGTAGCTGTCCTCTTTTCTCTGCCACGTCTGCGGTTCAGCGGTGCGCCCCGGGTGAGGGGCGCCAGTTGCCCGTGGCGTCGGCACAGAAGCTGGCCAGGCGCTGCACGACCTGCTGAACGGCACTATTGGCCGCCATCACGCCGCCGTAGGGATTGGCCTGCGGTGCTGGCACTGTCTCGTCGAATTCGCGCCAGGCCAGCACCTGGCGACTGTCACTGTCCACCAGATAGGCCCGCAGCGTGAAGCGGGTACGGCTGGGTGACCTGTCGAACTCCTGCTGCAGGCGGATGATTTCGACATCGAGGCGCAGATCCCCCGCAGCCGCGCTGGGGGCCAGGACGACGGCGCGAAAGGCCCCCGTGCCCTCGAGCGCGGCGACGATGCCCGGGGCTATCATCCGGGCGGGCGTATCGATCCATTCACTGTGCGCGAAATACTCCAGCTGATAGGGCTCGCGAACGTAGATGATCCGCTGGCTGTCGAAACCGGGGGCGGCACGCGGCGGGTTGACGATCAGCGTAGGCGCGGCGTCCAGTCTGGCCGCTGCGGCCTTGGTCGGGGGGGATGCGCCCACCCCGGAGAGCGAATAGAAGGCTGGTGGCGGCACCTTGGCCCCATCGAACATGCTGCAGGCAGCGGGCAGGAGCAGCAACAGCGCGGCGACGGCGAGCCGGGTGAAGGGAAGTGGTGGCTGGCGGATCATGGCTGTTGCCCTCCTTCGGATGATTCTCCGGGGCCATCCGGTACCGGCTTGTGGCCGAACAGGAGTCCGGAGGGGTTGCGTTCGGTCTGCTCGCTGAGGCGGCGCAGCGAGGTCGTCAGCACGCTGAGCTCACCGAGCAGGCGTTCCAGCTGGGGCAGGGTCTCCGCCGTGAAGCGATTGATGTCGCTGCCGACCGCGTTGAGGGTCTTGCCTGCGCTGGCACTGGTGCCGGCGATCTCATTGCCCATCTTCTCGACGGCATCCGCCGCCCGCCCGATACGCGCGATCAGGGGGGCGAGCTCGTCGCTCGCACTCGCGCTGTTTTTCATCACCCTGGCCGCATCCATCAGGCCGGCATCTATGCTCTCGTTGCGCGCGGCCAGGGTATGCGCCACCCGGGCAATGTCGGTCAGGGTGCTCTGGAAGGCGGCCTGATTCTCCGGACCGAGCAGGGTATTGAGGCTGTTCGAGGTACTGTCCAGCTTGGCCAGCACGCTGGTGAGGACGTTCTCGAGGCGAGCGGCGAGAGAGGGATTGGTGCGGATCACCGGATACTCATAGCCGGCGCTGGCCTGCAACAGGGGCATGTCGCTGGCCCCGCCGCTCAGCTCGACGTAGGCGATCCCCGTCAGGCCCTGTGTCTTGAGCACGGCCACAGTGTCCTGCCTGATCGGCGTGCCTCGCTCGATGGCGAACAGCAGATTGACCTGCTCGGGATTGGCCGGATCGAGCCGTATCTGCCTGACCCTGCCGACATCGACACCGTTGTATTTGACCGGTGCATTGAGATTGAGGCCAGCGACCGACTCCTCCGAGATCGCCAGATAGAGATCGTATGCCTTCTGGAAAGCCCCTCCCGAGGCGAGCCAGAGGATGACGGCCACCAGCAGGGTGCCGAGGATGACGACAAAACCCCCTACCAGGGCGTAACTGACCTTGGTTTCCATCATGTCCCCTCGCTGCGTTGCTCGGCGGCCCGCCCTCGCGGGCCGTCGAAGAATGGCCGGATTGCCGGCAGATCCATCTCTGCCAGCGCTGTCATCGACCCTATCCCCTGCACCTTCCCCTCGCCGAGCACGGCGACGCGGTCGGCCACCTGCCACAGCAGATCGAGATCGTGGGTGATAAGGACAATGGTCAGGCCGAACAGATCGCGTAACTTGCGGATCAGACTGTCTATCTCACCAGCGCTTTCGGGGTCCAGACCTGCGGTCGGCTCATCGAGAAAGAGCAGTTCGGGATCGAGGGCCAGGGCACGTGCCAGCGAGACGCGCTTTAGCATGCCGCCGCTCAGCTCGGCCGGGTACTGATCACCCACGACCGGCTCCAGGCCGCTCATCGCCAGCTTCCTGTCGGCGATGTCGTCGATCAGCCCCTGTGCGAGTTCGGTGTGCTCACGCAGCGGCAGGCCCACGTTTTCCCTGGCGGTCAGGGAGCCGAACAAGCCGCCACTCTGAAACATGACCCCCCAGCGCTGGCGCAGGGCAAGGGCGTCGGCGTCTTCGATGTTGGCGAGATCGACCCCGAGCACCCGGATCGAGCCCGACTCGGGTTGCTGAAGCAGGATGATCTCCCGCAGCAGGGTCGACTTGCCCGATCCCGAGCCGCCGATCAGCGCGAAGATCTCGCCGTGGTTGACCACCAGATCGATCCCGTCATGGACGACATGCTCGCCAAAGCGCGTCATCAGCTGGCTGATGATGATGGCCGGGGTGACACTGCCATCTGGCGCCTTCATCTCAGAGATCCAGGGCGCTGAAGGCAACCGAGAAGAGCGCATCGGCCACTATCACCATAAAGATGGAGTGGACGACGCTACGGGTCGTCTGCCGTCCGACACTGTCGGCTCCTCCCTTGGTTTGAAACCCCTGGAAGCAGC from Aeromonas rivipollensis carries:
- a CDS encoding hemerythrin domain-containing protein; translated protein: MKTATEIATTPKPATAEKDAIALLRADHRTVSGLFAEYEKTRSNAKKRALVTEICRALTVHTQIEEEIFYPAIKAVLKDKLLLPEATVEHGGIKDLIAQLEGLEPDGEMYDAKVKVLSEYVEHHVEEEQSEMFPKVKASSLDLAKLGARMAARKADLLAALG
- the rlmE gene encoding 23S rRNA (uridine(2552)-2'-O)-methyltransferase RlmE, which gives rise to MTQKKHSPSSTRWLKEHFDDHYVKKAQKLGLRSRAVFKIDEIQGKDKLLKPGMTVVDLGAAPGGWSQFAIEQVGEKGRVIACDILPMDSIAGVDFLQGDFREETVLAALLARVGPDKVDVVMSDMAPNMSGTQQVDQARSMYLIELALDMCNQVLRSNGSFVVKVFQGEGFDAYLNEIRRLFSVVKIRKPDSSRARSREVYIVATGFKL
- a CDS encoding DUF421 domain-containing protein, which gives rise to MFDLDLNGVLSFTVSPLQLMLRGTLIYWFLFVVLRFVLRRDIGTLGLSDFLFVAILGDAAQNAMIGSATSTTDGMVLIATLVFWSYLLDFLSFHFPAVRRFTSAQRICLVRDGKMLRRNMRREFITEEELSAKIRQEGVDDIARVKRMYLEGDGEISLIKQETSTPPQ
- a CDS encoding PilZ domain-containing protein yields the protein MDKHQILTDEELAMLQDLGDAEDMAAGQFLRGNLSLPLQSLLQRASHLTIEARIAGHQLRFPLHCTLAAEGHTELRIAAPTITELGSPHLRAWRLDEKAVFHTSDAEYEVHSLSLGGLIVAGLPPTLAKGDRLHGTLDIEGLPPLALSGTLIRHVQSHRKHHDWALKFQLDKGDQERLRDWLFQRHQDAFVQTYQGD
- a CDS encoding PRC-barrel domain-containing protein; translation: MNNIIPTKTGRQLGSRVLSASTLNGDDVYDPRGEKLGSIKELMLDIDNGKVCYAVLSFGGFLSLGEKLFAVPWSALKVDTENKRFIMDTTEERMKNAPGFDSDNWPNMADTSWEKSIYSYYDSRY
- the greA gene encoding transcription elongation factor GreA, encoding MNHTPMTVRGAEKLRQELDYLKSELRPQIIEAIADAREHGDLKENAEYHAAREQQGFCEGRIQEIEGKLSNAQVIDITKIANNGRVIFGATVTLLKSETEEEVVYRIVGDDEADIKQNMISVNSPIARALIGKEVDDVAIVKTPAGDVEYEILEVAYL
- a CDS encoding catalase gives rise to the protein MLTTNQGVAVGDNQHSLKAGLSGPTLLEDFILREKITHFDHERIPERIVHARGSAAHGYFEAYQPLTELTRAAPFQAAGKITPVFVRFSTVAGERGSVDTARDVRGFAVKFYTDEGNWDLVGNNIPVFFIQDAMKFPDLIHAVKPEPHNGMPQAASAHDTFWDFASLMPETTHTLMWVMSDRGIPRSYRMMQGFGVHSFRLVNAAGESHFVKFHWTPKLGTHSLVWDEAVKLAGADADFHRRDLWDAIEAGEYPEWELGLQIFTDAQAEGFSFDVLDATKIVPEELVPVTPVGRMVLNRNPDNFFAETEQVAFCTAHVVPGIDFSNDPLLAGRIHSYVDTQITRLGGANFHEIPINAPLAPVHNNQRDGLHRQAIPRGRVAYEPNSLGGGCPFQAGTAGFVSFPQQLDGDKLRGKPEKFADHYSQATLFYESQTEVEKAHIIAAFRFELSKVSVPAIRQRMLASLVNVSADMATKIATGLGIKVPAAMPTALAKAVSPEVTLSSALSLMAHPGDGGIRTRKVAILIADGIVGASALVIQAAITAAGAVTCMIGPRLGPVNCADGQSLEATGTLENAASVLFDALVLPDGGDGVTRLAGYGQTVEFVTNQYRHGKTILALGAGKALLDQAGIAPTLASGEPDPGIVLASADTVDEGTATFITAAGKHRHSARESDPPRI
- a CDS encoding sorbosone dehydrogenase family protein, translating into MKLTISASGLTRVRRGWIGLAAGGAILALAACSESAQQPVAAGSGSSPTLLSPQHTLIPTINIAPAEGWAPGEMPIAAPGIRVTAFARGLDHPRWLYLLPNGDVLVAETNAPARPEEAKGIKSWVMGLFMKQAGAATKSANRITLLRDTDGDGVADLRSVLLTGLNSPFGMALVGSYLYVANTDAVVRFAYRPGDTHIATPGTTLVTLPAGPINHHWTKNLIASLEGDKLYVTVGSNSNVAERGMDAEAQRAAIWEVDLASGSHRIFASGLRNPNGLAWEPHSGALWTTVNERDELGSDLVPDYMTSVRDGGFYGWPYSYYGQHLDERVTPQRPDLVAMAIPPDYALGPHTASLGLASSAGTSLPSPFTEGMFFGQHGSWNRKPHSGYKVVFVAFHEGKPVGLPIDVLTGFLSEKGHALGRPVGVILDSQGALLVADDVGNTIWHLGARHLTNGSLMLR
- a CDS encoding ABC-type transport auxiliary lipoprotein family protein, with amino-acid sequence MIRQPPLPFTRLAVAALLLLLPAACSMFDGAKVPPPAFYSLSGVGASPPTKAAAARLDAAPTLIVNPPRAAPGFDSQRIIYVREPYQLEYFAHSEWIDTPARMIAPGIVAALEGTGAFRAVVLAPSAAAGDLRLDVEIIRLQQEFDRSPSRTRFTLRAYLVDSDSRQVLAWREFDETVPAPQANPYGGVMAANSAVQQVVQRLASFCADATGNWRPSPGAHR
- the yhbY gene encoding ribosome assembly RNA-binding protein YhbY, whose product is MILNNKQKQYLKGLAHSLKPVVLLGQHGLTEGVLAEIDLALNHHELIKVKVSSEDREMKQLVMEAIVRETGAIKVQSMGHVLTIYRQATEPKIQLPRK